A window from Athalia rosae chromosome 5, iyAthRosa1.1, whole genome shotgun sequence encodes these proteins:
- the LOC105687283 gene encoding UDP-xylose and UDP-N-acetylglucosamine transporter — protein sequence MKAPLAICLVFVGCCTNVVFLELLVKEDPGSGNLITFSQFFFIALEGFIFTSKCGTVKPTIGLKDYTILVFMFFVSSVCNNYAFDFNIPMPLHMIFRAGSLIANMIMGLIILKKRYVFSKYLSVFMISLGIFICTIISGKDVKSTQVIREDSVPTTPWDDFFWWTLGITLLTVALFISARMGIYQEELYARYGKHAREALYYTHLLPLPFFLTLTKNIWDHSVLAVNSDPLALPVIGISMPKTIAYLIGNVLTQYMCISSVYVLTTECASLTVTLVVTLRKFVSLIFSIVYFSNPFTIYHWIGTLFVFTGTIIFTEIVPRIQEGLRTPPKTKKAE from the exons ATGAAGGCTCCCCTTGCGATTTGTTTGGTATTTGTGGGGTGCTGCACTAACGTAGTTTTTTTGGAGCTTCTTGTCAA AGAGGATCCTGGAAGCGGTAATCTTATCACTTTTTCACAGTTCTTCTTCATCGCCCTCGAAGGGTTCATATTCACTTCAAAATGTGGTACCGTAAAACCAACCATAGGTCTTAAGGACTACACCATCTTAGTTTTTATGTTTTTCGTCAGCAGTGTCTGTAACAATTATGCATTTGACTTCAATATACCCATGCCGTTACACATGATTTTCAGAGCT GGTTCTCTGATAGCAAACATGATTATGGGGTTAATAATATTGAAGAAGAGATACGTGTTCAGTAAATATCTTTCCGTATTTATGATATCCTTGGGAATATTCATATGTACCATAATTAGTGGAAAAGATGTGAAGTCTACTCAGGTCATTCGAGAAGACAGCGTACCCACGACGCCgtgggatgattttttttggtgGACTCTGGGTATCACTTTATTAACCGTCGCCCTATTCATCTCAGCCAGAATGGGAATTTATCAAGAAGAATTATATGCTCGTTATGGGAAACACGCCAGAGAAGCCTTATATTATACG CATCTGTTGCCACTGCCTTTCTTCTTGACTTTAACAAAAAACATTTGGGACCATAGCGTGCTAGCTGTAAATTCGGATCCGTTAGCACTACCTGTAATCGGTATCAGTATGCCAAAGACAATCGCTTACCTCATAGGAAACGTATTGACTCA GTACATGTGCATCAGTTCGGTATACGTTCTCACAACGGAGTGCGCGTCGCTAACGGTGACGCTGGTCGTGACATTGAGAAAATTCGTCTCCCTGATATTTTCCATAGTATATTTCTCGAATCCGTTTACCATTTACCATTGGATCGGaacattatttgtttttaccGGGACAATTATCTTCACGGAAATAGTGCCAAGAATCCAAGAGGGTCTACGAACACctccgaaaacgaaaaaagcagAATAG
- the LOC105687385 gene encoding ataxin-3-like isoform X2, giving the protein MESIFHEKQEGYLCAQHCLNALLQGPYFNAVDLANLAHQMDEEERIRMAESGIDSEEYRLFLEQPSGNMDDSGYFSVQVISSALKVWGLDLILYNSTEPTALMAQNDPSGMSAYICNYKGHWFTIRKIGKQWFNLNSMLSGPQLISDTYLAMYLAQLLQEGYSIFIVKGLLPECLADDVIARNPIKATLRAKGTLEMQTRNTDVGYRLGTREEDDAKILKTALALGEVEVPASSSYAASKSPISAATSRMGNRNHPNIRTVSDKAMERIIPIKVEGRDRPDREEDAELQRALQLSLQDSNEDMERSLKLRLENAEKNEPENNPFHSVADAEEDDDLRKALQLSLECMTTPSTPDPEDLRWRRLAFLGIHNNDATRKLNT; this is encoded by the exons ATGGAGAGTATATTTCACGAGAAG CAAGAGGGATACCTCTGTGCCCAGCATTGTCTCAACGCCCTACTTCAGGGGCCATACTTTAACGCTGTAGATCTTGCTAATCTCGCTCATCAGATGGATGAGGAAGAACGCATCAGAATGGCTGAGTCGGGCATCGATAGCGAAGAGTACAGGTTGTTCTTGGAG CAACCATCGGGAAACATGGATGACAGTGGGTATTTTTCGGTTCAAGTCATAAGCAGCGCCCTCAAAGTGTGGGGCCTTGATTTAATTCTCTATAACAGCACCGAACCAACTGCCTTAATGGCCCAGAATGATCCTTC aggCATGAGCGCTTACATATGTAACTACAAGGGGCACTGGTTCACcattagaaaaattggaaagcaatggttcaatttaaattcaatGTTGAGTGGACCTCAACTTATATCCGATACATATCTGGCAATGTATCTTGCTCAACTCTTGCAAGAAG gttattcaattttcatcgtcaagGGTCTGCTACCCGAGTGTCTTGCTGATGATGTAATTGCACGCAATCCCATAAAGGCTACTTTAAGGGCAAAAGGAACTTTGGAAATGCAAACGAGAAATACCGATGTGGGATATCGTTTGGGCACCAGGGAAGAGGATGATGCAAAAATTCTTAAAACTGCTCTAGCATTGGGTGAAGTCGAAGTTCCAGCTTCATCCAGTTACGCGGCTTCTAAATCTCCTATCTCTGCAGCAACATCTAGAATGGGTAATAGAAATCATCCAAACATTCGAACAGTTAGTGATAAGGCAATGGAAAGAATAATACCGATAAAAGTCGAGGGACGTGATCGACCTGATCGAGAAGAGGATGCAGAACTGCAAAGAGCGTTGCAACTCAGCTTGCAAGATAGTAACGAAGATATGGAGAGATCGTTAAAACTCAGATTGGAGAATGCTGAGAAAAATGAGCCAGAGAATAATCCCTTCCATTCCGTTGCAGACGCCGAAGAGGACGATGATTTGAGAAAAGCGTTACAATTAAGCTTGGAATGTATGACTACACCTTCCACTCCCGATCCAGAAGACTTACGCTGGCGAAGATTGGCCTTCTTGGGTATACACAACAATGACGCTACCCGAAAATTGAAtacgtaa
- the LOC105687385 gene encoding ataxin-3-like isoform X3 → MESIFHEKQEGYLCAQHCLNALLQGPYFNAVDLANLAHQMDEEERIRMAESGIDSEEYRLFLESILFQQPSGNMDDSGYFSVQVISSALKVWGLDLILYNSTEPTALMAQNDPSGMSAYICNYKGHWFTIRKIGKQWFNLNSMLSGPQLISDTYLAMYLAQLLQEGYSIFIVKGLLPECLADDVIARNPIKATLRAKGTLEMQTRNTDVGYRLGTREEDDAKILKTALALGEVEVPASSSYAASKSPISAATSRMDAEEDDDLRKALQLSLECMTTPSTPDPEDLRWRRLAFLGIHNNDATRKLNT, encoded by the exons ATGGAGAGTATATTTCACGAGAAG CAAGAGGGATACCTCTGTGCCCAGCATTGTCTCAACGCCCTACTTCAGGGGCCATACTTTAACGCTGTAGATCTTGCTAATCTCGCTCATCAGATGGATGAGGAAGAACGCATCAGAATGGCTGAGTCGGGCATCGATAGCGAAGAGTACAGGTTGTTCTTGGAG TCGATCTTATTTCAGCAACCATCGGGAAACATGGATGACAGTGGGTATTTTTCGGTTCAAGTCATAAGCAGCGCCCTCAAAGTGTGGGGCCTTGATTTAATTCTCTATAACAGCACCGAACCAACTGCCTTAATGGCCCAGAATGATCCTTC aggCATGAGCGCTTACATATGTAACTACAAGGGGCACTGGTTCACcattagaaaaattggaaagcaatggttcaatttaaattcaatGTTGAGTGGACCTCAACTTATATCCGATACATATCTGGCAATGTATCTTGCTCAACTCTTGCAAGAAG gttattcaattttcatcgtcaagGGTCTGCTACCCGAGTGTCTTGCTGATGATGTAATTGCACGCAATCCCATAAAGGCTACTTTAAGGGCAAAAGGAACTTTGGAAATGCAAACGAGAAATACCGATGTGGGATATCGTTTGGGCACCAGGGAAGAGGATGATGCAAAAATTCTTAAAACTGCTCTAGCATTGGGTGAAGTCGAAGTTCCAGCTTCATCCAGTTACGCGGCTTCTAAATCTCCTATCTCTGCAGCAACATCTAGAATGG ACGCCGAAGAGGACGATGATTTGAGAAAAGCGTTACAATTAAGCTTGGAATGTATGACTACACCTTCCACTCCCGATCCAGAAGACTTACGCTGGCGAAGATTGGCCTTCTTGGGTATACACAACAATGACGCTACCCGAAAATTGAAtacgtaa
- the LOC105687384 gene encoding suppressor APC domain-containing protein 2 isoform X1, with protein sequence MAQMQFPNLDGLPKGFVTAMRTLFDIMDDSSSGFVKFADIEERWQDDGTQGLPKGVLESLKKVTPANGLLSFERFCTGLKICLLQIQSDAEAAKCEIQQNRQPSTPALIIDGQNKIPWTSPNTATIRPNNAISQQRTSSMPQLPGRKDVVLHSESVDNRSTSEPKPTKTYGPPKPPRTGAGLEGRVPLAMNFDRNMDKSGIRTALQNWQMGLLMGDEKSTDKRQVAPINYQTDPRTTVRPPRALGDGKAVDTQHNQLGIQQKKSIVRRREPRRHTLQNGIDYNMMKRMKQIEQEKDVLLQGLTALDKTREWYLKQISATQEKIRHVGRMGSHVEQWTEAQQERLELQRARVLEVNRHLAALISSWERGGLPLHMNLAVISNPTTPQLHQDMISRLKQQNHRLTEEVNKKGQRIAILEQEKESLMREVYNRQSGMGQPRRSAMIHELHDQTFII encoded by the exons ATGGCGCAAATGCAGTTTCCAAATCTGGATGGTCTACCGAAAGGTTTCGTCACAGCGATGAGGACGCTATTTGATATTATGGATGACTCAAGTAGCGGATTTGTAAAGTTTGCAGACATAGAAGAGCGATGGCAGGATGATGGAACGCAGGGTCTTCCTAAAGGTGTTTTGGAAAGCCTTAAAAAGGTTACACCAGCCAATGGACTTTTATCTTTTGAGAGATTCTGCACTGGTTTGAAGATCTGCTTGCTGCAGATTCAATCCGATGCCGAAGCTGCAAAATGCGAAATACAGCAAAACCGACAACCCTCTACCCCTGCGCTCATCATTGATGGGCAGAATAAGATTCCTTGGACATCTCCAAATACAGCGACAATCCGTCCCAACAATGCAATATCACAGCAGCGAACTTCGAGTATGCCACAGCTTCCAGGGAGGAAGGATGTAGTTCTTCATTCAGAGTCTGTAGACAACCGAAGTACCTCTGAACCAAAACCAACAAAAACTTATGGACCCCCAAAACCTCCGAGAACTGGAGCTGGTCTAGAAGGGAGAGTTCCATTGGCTATGAATTTTGATAGAAACATGGACAAATCTGGAATAAGAACTGCGCTGCAAAATTGGCAGATGGGTTTACTGatgggagatgaaaaatcgacggaTAAGCGGCAAGTTGCTCCAATAAACTATCAAACCGATCCAAGAACTACTGTAAGACCACCTCGTGCGCTTGGTGACGGAAAGGCTGTAGATACGCAGCATAATCAGCTTGGGATTCAGCAGAAAAAATCCATAGTGCGACGTCGTGAGCCCAGACGACACACGTTGCAGAATGGTATTGATTATAATATG ATGAAACGTATGAAACAAATCGAGCAAGAAAAAGACGTATTGCTGCAGGGTTTAACTGCCCTTGATAAAACCAGAGAATGGTATCTTAAGCAAATATCTGCGACCCAAGAGAAGATCAGGCACGTCGGTCGGATGGGGTCACATGTG GAACAATGGACAGAAGCTCAGCAGGAACGATTGGAACTACAGAGAGCACGAGTCCTGGAAGTAAACCGGCATCTTGCGGCGCTTATAAGCAGCTGGGAGCGAGGTGGATTGCCACTCCACATGAATTTGGCTGTCATCAGTAATCCCACCACGCCACAACTTCATCAGGATATGATTTCAAGGCTTAAGCAACAAAATCATAGACTAACGGAG GAGGTGAACAAAAAGGGTCAACGAATTGCAATACTAGAACAAGAGAAGGAGAGCTTAATGCGAGAAGTTTATAACCGACAATCAGGAATGGGCCAACCTCGAAGATCTGCTATGATTCATGAGCTACACGATCAGACTTTCAT CATTTAA
- the LOC105687384 gene encoding suppressor APC domain-containing protein 2 isoform X2, translated as MAQMQFPNLDGLPKGFVTAMRTLFDIMDDSSSGFVKFADIEERWQDDGTQGLPKGVLESLKKVTPANGLLSFERFCTGLKICLLQIQSDAEAAKCEIQQNRQPSTPALIIDGQNKIPWTSPNTATIRPNNAISQQRTSSMPQLPGRKDVVLHSESVDNRSTSEPKPTKTYGPPKPPRTGAGLEGRVPLAMNFDRNMDKSGIRTALQNWQMGLLMGDEKSTDKRQVAPINYQTDPRTTVRPPRALGDGKAVDTQHNQLGIQQKKSIVRRREPRRHTLQNGIDYNMMKRMKQIEQEKDVLLQGLTALDKTREWYLKQISATQEKIRHVGRMGSHVEQWTEAQQERLELQRARVLEVNRHLAALISSWERGGLPLHMNLAVISNPTTPQLHQDMISRLKQQNHRLTEEVNKKGQRIAILEQEKESLMREVYNRQSGMGQPRRSAMIHELHDQTFM; from the exons ATGGCGCAAATGCAGTTTCCAAATCTGGATGGTCTACCGAAAGGTTTCGTCACAGCGATGAGGACGCTATTTGATATTATGGATGACTCAAGTAGCGGATTTGTAAAGTTTGCAGACATAGAAGAGCGATGGCAGGATGATGGAACGCAGGGTCTTCCTAAAGGTGTTTTGGAAAGCCTTAAAAAGGTTACACCAGCCAATGGACTTTTATCTTTTGAGAGATTCTGCACTGGTTTGAAGATCTGCTTGCTGCAGATTCAATCCGATGCCGAAGCTGCAAAATGCGAAATACAGCAAAACCGACAACCCTCTACCCCTGCGCTCATCATTGATGGGCAGAATAAGATTCCTTGGACATCTCCAAATACAGCGACAATCCGTCCCAACAATGCAATATCACAGCAGCGAACTTCGAGTATGCCACAGCTTCCAGGGAGGAAGGATGTAGTTCTTCATTCAGAGTCTGTAGACAACCGAAGTACCTCTGAACCAAAACCAACAAAAACTTATGGACCCCCAAAACCTCCGAGAACTGGAGCTGGTCTAGAAGGGAGAGTTCCATTGGCTATGAATTTTGATAGAAACATGGACAAATCTGGAATAAGAACTGCGCTGCAAAATTGGCAGATGGGTTTACTGatgggagatgaaaaatcgacggaTAAGCGGCAAGTTGCTCCAATAAACTATCAAACCGATCCAAGAACTACTGTAAGACCACCTCGTGCGCTTGGTGACGGAAAGGCTGTAGATACGCAGCATAATCAGCTTGGGATTCAGCAGAAAAAATCCATAGTGCGACGTCGTGAGCCCAGACGACACACGTTGCAGAATGGTATTGATTATAATATG ATGAAACGTATGAAACAAATCGAGCAAGAAAAAGACGTATTGCTGCAGGGTTTAACTGCCCTTGATAAAACCAGAGAATGGTATCTTAAGCAAATATCTGCGACCCAAGAGAAGATCAGGCACGTCGGTCGGATGGGGTCACATGTG GAACAATGGACAGAAGCTCAGCAGGAACGATTGGAACTACAGAGAGCACGAGTCCTGGAAGTAAACCGGCATCTTGCGGCGCTTATAAGCAGCTGGGAGCGAGGTGGATTGCCACTCCACATGAATTTGGCTGTCATCAGTAATCCCACCACGCCACAACTTCATCAGGATATGATTTCAAGGCTTAAGCAACAAAATCATAGACTAACGGAG GAGGTGAACAAAAAGGGTCAACGAATTGCAATACTAGAACAAGAGAAGGAGAGCTTAATGCGAGAAGTTTATAACCGACAATCAGGAATGGGCCAACCTCGAAGATCTGCTATGATTCATGAGCTACACGATCAGACTTTCATGTAA
- the LOC105687385 gene encoding ataxin-3-like isoform X1 codes for MESIFHEKQEGYLCAQHCLNALLQGPYFNAVDLANLAHQMDEEERIRMAESGIDSEEYRLFLESILFQQPSGNMDDSGYFSVQVISSALKVWGLDLILYNSTEPTALMAQNDPSGMSAYICNYKGHWFTIRKIGKQWFNLNSMLSGPQLISDTYLAMYLAQLLQEGYSIFIVKGLLPECLADDVIARNPIKATLRAKGTLEMQTRNTDVGYRLGTREEDDAKILKTALALGEVEVPASSSYAASKSPISAATSRMGNRNHPNIRTVSDKAMERIIPIKVEGRDRPDREEDAELQRALQLSLQDSNEDMERSLKLRLENAEKNEPENNPFHSVADAEEDDDLRKALQLSLECMTTPSTPDPEDLRWRRLAFLGIHNNDATRKLNT; via the exons ATGGAGAGTATATTTCACGAGAAG CAAGAGGGATACCTCTGTGCCCAGCATTGTCTCAACGCCCTACTTCAGGGGCCATACTTTAACGCTGTAGATCTTGCTAATCTCGCTCATCAGATGGATGAGGAAGAACGCATCAGAATGGCTGAGTCGGGCATCGATAGCGAAGAGTACAGGTTGTTCTTGGAG TCGATCTTATTTCAGCAACCATCGGGAAACATGGATGACAGTGGGTATTTTTCGGTTCAAGTCATAAGCAGCGCCCTCAAAGTGTGGGGCCTTGATTTAATTCTCTATAACAGCACCGAACCAACTGCCTTAATGGCCCAGAATGATCCTTC aggCATGAGCGCTTACATATGTAACTACAAGGGGCACTGGTTCACcattagaaaaattggaaagcaatggttcaatttaaattcaatGTTGAGTGGACCTCAACTTATATCCGATACATATCTGGCAATGTATCTTGCTCAACTCTTGCAAGAAG gttattcaattttcatcgtcaagGGTCTGCTACCCGAGTGTCTTGCTGATGATGTAATTGCACGCAATCCCATAAAGGCTACTTTAAGGGCAAAAGGAACTTTGGAAATGCAAACGAGAAATACCGATGTGGGATATCGTTTGGGCACCAGGGAAGAGGATGATGCAAAAATTCTTAAAACTGCTCTAGCATTGGGTGAAGTCGAAGTTCCAGCTTCATCCAGTTACGCGGCTTCTAAATCTCCTATCTCTGCAGCAACATCTAGAATGGGTAATAGAAATCATCCAAACATTCGAACAGTTAGTGATAAGGCAATGGAAAGAATAATACCGATAAAAGTCGAGGGACGTGATCGACCTGATCGAGAAGAGGATGCAGAACTGCAAAGAGCGTTGCAACTCAGCTTGCAAGATAGTAACGAAGATATGGAGAGATCGTTAAAACTCAGATTGGAGAATGCTGAGAAAAATGAGCCAGAGAATAATCCCTTCCATTCCGTTGCAGACGCCGAAGAGGACGATGATTTGAGAAAAGCGTTACAATTAAGCTTGGAATGTATGACTACACCTTCCACTCCCGATCCAGAAGACTTACGCTGGCGAAGATTGGCCTTCTTGGGTATACACAACAATGACGCTACCCGAAAATTGAAtacgtaa